One part of the Verrucomicrobiota bacterium genome encodes these proteins:
- a CDS encoding sulfatase yields the protein MFSYKALRLLPFLLIALYSQLFAADHSSVVSGSNPNIIYLMTDDQRADTLGCMGNSIIQTPNIDKMASQGVLFKNAFVTTAICMTNRACVFTGQYAARHGIINFGNDFTAEQLSNTYLAQLKKAGYRTGFIGKWGVGDPKQADGILDFNKGFPGQSHYFEGDVKEKKGQHLTAKMGDQAIEFLEGCDTRTPFHLSISFKAAHVQDSADIYSDQFPSDPAFADLYSDITMPRPYTAAAEYHDRMPDFLKNSINRDRWAIRFRSPETFQKSVKDYYRLITGVDVVVGRIREQLEKQGFADNTVILFTSDHGFFLGEYGFAGKWTPHEVSIRIPLIIYDPRLDPSQSGTSREEMALAIDMAPTLLEYAGVSVPKGMQGVNLKPLVDGAVPTDWRSSFFYEHWFTAQGRIALSEGYRDERWKYARYLVPGEEEKGTARWEELYDLDIDPNETVNLAGEPRYQNQLQRLRNEWATWREAVK from the coding sequence CGATTACTCCCATTCCTCCTTATAGCTCTTTATTCTCAGCTCTTCGCTGCCGACCATTCATCTGTGGTGAGCGGGTCGAATCCAAACATCATCTACTTGATGACGGATGATCAGCGGGCCGACACGTTGGGTTGCATGGGGAATTCCATCATCCAGACCCCGAATATTGACAAGATGGCTTCCCAAGGCGTGCTGTTTAAAAACGCGTTTGTCACCACAGCCATTTGTATGACCAACCGGGCTTGCGTGTTCACCGGACAATACGCCGCGCGCCACGGGATCATAAACTTTGGCAACGACTTTACCGCCGAACAGTTGAGCAACACCTATCTTGCTCAACTCAAAAAAGCCGGGTATCGAACCGGATTTATCGGAAAGTGGGGTGTTGGCGATCCAAAGCAGGCCGACGGTATTCTCGACTTCAACAAAGGGTTTCCCGGTCAAAGCCATTACTTTGAAGGGGACGTAAAGGAAAAGAAAGGCCAGCACCTCACAGCCAAGATGGGAGATCAAGCGATTGAATTCCTGGAGGGCTGCGATACCCGTACACCCTTCCATTTATCCATTAGTTTCAAGGCTGCCCACGTTCAGGATTCGGCTGACATTTATTCCGATCAATTTCCTTCCGATCCTGCATTTGCCGATCTCTACAGCGACATCACGATGCCACGACCATACACAGCAGCCGCGGAATACCATGACCGCATGCCCGACTTTTTAAAGAACAGCATCAATCGCGACCGTTGGGCCATTCGCTTCCGTTCACCAGAAACTTTCCAGAAGTCGGTCAAAGATTATTACCGCCTCATCACGGGCGTCGATGTAGTTGTTGGTCGGATTCGGGAGCAACTGGAGAAACAGGGCTTTGCCGACAACACTGTCATCCTGTTTACCTCCGACCATGGTTTCTTTCTGGGAGAATACGGCTTTGCCGGAAAGTGGACACCTCATGAAGTTTCCATCCGTATCCCATTAATCATTTACGATCCTCGACTGGATCCATCTCAGAGCGGCACATCCCGAGAGGAAATGGCCCTGGCCATAGACATGGCCCCCACTCTACTTGAATACGCCGGTGTCTCTGTTCCGAAAGGGATGCAAGGCGTCAACCTCAAGCCTTTGGTAGATGGCGCCGTACCAACCGACTGGCGCAGCTCTTTCTTTTACGAGCATTGGTTCACAGCCCAAGGTCGCATCGCTCTCAGTGAGGGCTATCGCGATGAACGCTGGAAATACGCCCGCTACCTCGTCCCTGGAGAAGAAGAGAAAGGAACCGCTCGCTGGGAAGAACTCTACGACCTGGACATCGATCCCAACGAAACAGTCAACCTCGCTGGCGAGCCACGCTATCAAAATCAACTTCAACGTCTCCGCAACGAATGGGCAACTTGGCGAGAAGCGGTGAAATAG